The region GACCGTCTACGACACCGAGGACACCTACCGCACCACCGTGCGGCTGGCCCCGTTCACCGACGCCGAGTGGGACCGGTTCCTCGGCCAGGTCGCGGCCAAGGCCGGGCACCTGGCCGCGCTGCTGGACCGCGAGATGCCCCGCGAGCTGGTCGAGGCCGCCGCCGACGCCGGCGTGCAGCTGCTGCCCGGCATCGGCGACCTCGACCCGGAGTGCACCTGCCCCGGCTGGGAGCTGCCCTGCCGGCACGCCGCCGCGCTGTGCCACCAGGCCGCGTGGCTGCTCGACGCCGACCCGTGGGTGCTGCTCCTGCTGCGCGGCCGCGCCCAGGACGAGGTGGTCGCCGGGGCCCGGCCCGCCGCCGGCGTCCTGGCCGTCGACGCCTACGCCGCGCCCGCCGTCGACCTGCCCGACGACCCGCCACCGGCCGAGCTGGGCCCGCTGCCCGAGTTCGAACCCGCGCCCGGCCTCGACGTCGAAGCGCTGTCGCTGCTCGTCGCCGACGCCGCCGGCAAGGCCCGCGAGCTGCTGGCCACCGGCCGGCTGCCGGTGCTCGACGAGCGCCGCGACCGGATCCGGATGGCCGCGGGCCACCCCGGGCTGGCCGCCCGGCTGCCCGCCGCGCCGCGCGAGGTCGCCGCGTGGCGGCAGGGCGGGGAGGCCGGGCTGGAGGTGCTGGAGGAGGCGTGGACGCCGGCGAAGGCCGAGGCGAACCGCGCGCACGCCGCGTGGCGCGACGCCGAGCTGCCCGAGGCGCGGGTGTGGCGCAACCGGTGGACCGTGCGCGACCGGCAACTGCGCTACGGCCGGGACGGCCGCTGGTACCCGTACCGCTCGCGGTCGGGCGGGTGGGAGCCCGCGGGCCCCGCCGGACGTGACCCGGCGGCCGCGCTCACCGAGCCCGGCTGAACCACCACACCTGTGGTACCACGGGTGTGGTGTGCGGCACTGACCTGCGGAAATCTAGGTGATCACGTCGGGCAGCGCGGCGGCCGTCCGCTTGCGGCGCAGCCACACCTTGCGGGAGCCGTCGACGAACAGCAGGGTCCGGGCCAGCTCCCACCCCGAGAACTCCGCGTGGATCGCGAGTTGCGTCGTCGCCGTGCGACGGGAGACACCGGCCGGCAGCCGCAACGGCCGGTACTCCCAATCCCCGTCGACCACCGCTTCGGTCATGTTCCGATCACCTGCATCCCTTGGCCGTCCCCGGACGCGACGAACACGCGCCCGCTGCCTGGATCAACCGCCACCGAATCCGGCTGGCGGACCGTGGCGAACCGGTGCTTCTCCACCGGCTCCCCGCCCGCGACGTCGAACGCCACCACCTGGTTGAGCTCGGTGAGCGTGATCCACACCAGGTCGCGTCGCGGGTCGTAGGCCATGCCGTAGGGCGCGCCGGGCACCGGGTAGCGCTGCCGCATGATCAGCGGGTCGACCGAGAACGCCATCAGCTCGCCGCCGCGGGTGTCCACCACCAGCACCCGGCCGTAGCGGTCGGCCACCATCGAGGTCGCGCCGTCACCCGCGCGCAGCCCCGCGCCCAGCTTCGGGCCGCCGTCCGGGTCCGCGTCGGCGGACAGCCGCAGGTCGAACACGGCGCTGCGCGGCCGGTCCAGCACCACGGCCTCGTCGCCCACGCCGACCACCTGGTCCGGGCTGGACACCCCGGTCACCACCCGGTCGTCCACGCCGACCAGCTTGGCGTCCCGGCGGGCCACCACCGTCCGGCCCGCCACCACGGCCACGTCCACCGGTCCGCCGTCGACCTTCCGCTCGGCGGTCGTGCCGTCCGCCCGCACGGTGACCACGACCCCGCTGCCGGGCACCGGGGCCTCCACGGCACCGTCCAGCGCCGTCAGCCGCTCGGCCGGGCCGGGCAGCGGCACCACCGTCGGTCCGGCCAGCGTGTCCAGCGGGTACAGCAGCACCGAGGGCGGCTCGGCCACGGCCACCGCGACCCGGTCGCCGGCCACCACGACCGCCGTCGCGCGGCCCAGCGGCAGCACCGCACCCTCGGGCGTGCCGGACTGCGCGGGCGAGCGCGCGGGCCGGGCCGGTTCCAGCGAGTTCGCTATCTGGAGCGGGTCACCGGAGTTCCCCTCGGTGGAGCAGCCGGAGAGCAGCGCGGTTCCGGTGAGCACTACCGCGGCCAGTCGGCGCAACGTCGAACCTCCAGCTAACCCGAACGCGAATCGTCCTCCCAGCATCCATCACGAATCCACCATCGTCACGCGGGGGGGAGGGTGTTGTCGTTGGTCCGGGAGGGTGGTAGTCGGCCGCCACCCGTACCCCCACCGGCCTTTTCGCGACTATCCCAGGTGAACGGGAGGCGTCGCGGATGACGGTCGAGGAGTTGCGGACCAGGCACGTGGAACTGCTGCGGGACCGGCGGGTGGTGGACCACCTCGACCCGGTGCGCAAGGGGGCCGAACACGCCGCCCACCGCTACCACACGTGGACCCAGGTGGCCGGCGAACCGGTCCGGACCAGGCTGGAACGCCTCGCCGACGTGCGCGACCGGCCCGCCGCGTACCGGCGCGCCCACCTGCACACCCTGCAACGCACGCTCGACGCCCTCCAGCCGGAGGTGCTGCACCTGGCCCGCGCGGCGGGCTGGACGGTCACCACGCCCGTCCTGGCCGGCGTGTTCCCCACCGGCACCCTCGACGGCCTGTGCGTGCCGGTGCCCGGCCGGGGCGTGCTCGTGCTGGTCAACAGCGGGCTGCCGGACCTGGTCGGCGCTGTGCTGAAGATCATGACCGGGGCGCTGCCGAACTACGGCACGCCGCCCCTGCTCAGCTCCGAGCAGGCGTCCTACGCGCTGGCCGAGGCGATCAACGCCTACCTGTACGGCAACGGCGCGGTGGAGGCCCAGCCGCTGCCCGAGCTCTCCGGCCAGCGGCTGGCCCTGGTCGGGCTGATGCTGCGCCGGGCCACCCAGTTCGTCGTCGCCCACGAGATCGGCCACGTGCTGGCCGGCCACCTGGTCAACGCGCGCCGCTGGACCGACCCGAACACCCCGGTCGGGGCGCTGGACGCGCAGTCGGTGGGCTGGCCGCGCGAGCACGAGGCGGACCGGATCGCCGCGATGATCATGCTGCACACCCTGGACGACCTGGCCCCGCGCGAACTCGACGTCCACGAGCCGTGCCTGGTCGCAGCGGTGCTGCTGGTGCTGTTCCTGCACGAGGTGGTGGACCGGCTGGCCGACGAGCGCGGCCTGGTCGTCCCGTTCGCGGGCACCCACCCGCCCCCGGTGCGCCGCATCCAGTCGGTCGTGGAACACCTCGCCGAGCGAGTCCGCACCCCCCGTGCCCTCGACCTGGCCGCCGACGTCGCCACCTGGCTGGAGGACCAGCTCGCCGGCGTCCGCGAGTGGTTCCGCCTGGCCGACGAGGTGCGGATCTGACCGCACGCCCCGCCACCGCCGCACGCCCCGACCCGGAGGACCGCCGCGTGCGGCGGCGCTAGCCCATCGGGCGCTCGGGGTAGCCGAACTCCACCGCGCTCACGTCGTCCAGCGCCGCGCGGATCGCCGGCGGCAGGGTCAGGTCCTCGGCGGCCAGCGAGCCCAGCAGCTGGTTGGTGTCCCGCGCGCCCACCACCGGCGCGACCACGCCCGGCCGGTCGCGCACCCACGCCAGCGCCACGCACAGCGGGGAGGTGCCCAGGCCGTCCGCCGCCGTCGCCACCGCCTGCACGATCCGCGCCGCCCGTTCCGTGCGGTGCTGCTCCACGTACCCGGCGAGGTGCGCCGACGCGCCCCGCGAGTCCGACGGGGTGCCGTTGCGGTACTTGCCGGTCAGCACTCCCCGGCCCAGCGGGGCCCACGGCAGCAGGCCGATGCCGTGGTGCTCGGCGGCCGGCGCGACCTCGCGCTCCACGCCGCGCTCCAGCAGCGAGTACTCGACCTGCGTGGACACGATCCGGGTGTGGCCGGGCAGCGCGGCGGCCGTGCCCAGCTGCCAGCCCGAGTAGTTCGAGACGCCCGCGTAGCGCACCTTGCCCGACGCGACGGCGGCGTCCAGCGCCGACAGCGTCTCCTCCAGCGGCACGGCGTGGTCCCACGCGTGCAACTGCCACAGGTCGACGTGCTCGACGCCCAGGCGGCGCAGGGAACCGTCCAGCGCGGACAGCAGCGCACCGCGCGACGCGCCACCGCCGAACGGGCCGTCGTTGCGCCGGGCCACCGCCTTGGTGGCGATCACCAGCTCTTCGCGCGGCACCACCTCGCTCAGCAGGCCGCCCAGGATCTGCTCGCTGTCGCCTTCGGCGTACACGTCGGCGGTGTCCACGAGCGTGCCGCCCGCCTCGGTGAACGCCAGCAGCTGGGTGGCGGCCTCGTCCGCGTCGGTGTCGCGGCCCCAGCTCATCGTGCCCAGGGCCGTCCGGGACACCCGCAGTCCGCTGCGGCCGAGGTATCGCTGTTCCACACGACGGAGCCTAAAGGGTGATCGTCGCGCGGGTGGCGCGCGGTGCCTTCCCGCCCGCGCGTGTTCACCCGCACGGGTAAGGCCGGGAAAACGGCGTGCGCCATTCCCGGAAATCGCCGGTCGGGGTGACTGCCGGGCGTTCTCGGAAATGCTCCGCCACGCCGTCGGGGACGCCCTCTGGCGCACTCGGTTACCCGCCGGTAGGGTCCGGTCCCGTGCGACTGGGACTGAACCTCGGGTACTGGGGCGCGGGCAACGACGCCGCGAACCTCGAACTGGCCAAGGAAGCCGACCGACTGGGCTACGCGGTGGTGTGGGCCGCCGAGGCCTACGGCTCCGACGTGCCCACCGTGCTGGCCTGGGTGGCCGCGCAGACCGAGCGCATCGACGTAGGCAGCGCGATCCTCCAGATCCCGGCCCGGACGCCGGCCACCGCCGCGATGACCGCCGCCACCCTCGACACGCTCTCCGGGGGCCGGTTCCGGATGGGGCTGGGCGTGTCCGGGCCGCAGGTCTCGGAGGGCTGGCACGGCGTGCGCTTCGACAAACCGCTGGGCCGCACCCGCGAGTACGTCGACATCGTGCGCACCGCGCTGCGCCGGGAACGGCTGCGCTACGACGGCGAGCACTACACGCTGCCGCTGCCCGACGGCCCCGGCAAGGCGCTCACCCTGACCGTGCACCCGGTGCGCGAGCACATCCCGATCTACCTGGCCTCGATCGGCCCGAAGAACGTCGAGCTGACCGGCGAGATCGCGGACGGCTGGCTGGGCATCTTCTTCTCCCCGGAGCACTCCGGGGCCTCGCTGGAGGCGTTGCGGAAAGGCCGGGAGAAAGCGGGCAGGACGCTCGACGGGTTCGACGTCGTGCCCACCGTCCCGCTGTTCGTCGGCGACGACTGGCGGGCCTGCGCGGACCGCGTCCGGCCGTACGCGGCGCTGTACGTGGGCGGCATGGGCAGCCGGGAGAAGAACTTCTACAACGACCTGGCGGTCCGGATGGGCTTCGCCGCCGAGGCCGCCGAGGTCCAGGACAAGTACCTGGCCAGGGACTACGACGGCGCGATGGCCGCGCTGCCGGTCGACTTCCTGGACTCGACCTCGCTGCTCGGACCGCGCGAGCGGATCGCCGAGCGGATGCGGGCCTACGCGCAAGCGGGGGTCACCACACTGACCATCTCGCCCATGCTGCAAGATCTTGAGCAGGGGATCGCGGCACTGCGTACCGCGTCCGAGGCTTTGGATCTGGCAGGAGTGGGTAGTTGAGCTGGTTGCAGGCTCTGGTCCTCGGACTCGTCCAAGGACTGACGGAATTCCTGCCTATTTCCTCGTCGGCGCACGTGAGGATCGTGTCCACGCTGTTCTTCGGCAACGACGCCGGCGCGTCGTTCACCGCGGTGATCCAGCTCGGCACCGAGTTGGCGGTGCTGATCTACTTCGCCAAGGACATCGGCAACTTCATCGCCGCCTGGTTCAAGGGGCTGTTCAGCAAGGCCGCGCGGCGGACCGAGGACTACCGGATGGCCTGGTACGTGATCATCGGGTCGGTCCCGATCTCGGTGCTGGGCTACATCTTCAAGGACGAGATCCGCAGCTCGCTGCGCAACCTGTGGATCACCGCGACGGTGCTGGTGGTGTTCGGCCTGCTGCTGGGCCTGGCCGACCACTTCGCCAAGCACATCCGCACCAAGCTGGAGCTCAAGGACGCGGTCGGCATGGGCCTGGCGCAGGCGCTGGCCCTGATCCCGGGCGTGTCCCGCTCCGGCGGCACGCTCACCGCGGGCCTGTTCCTCGGCCTGGACCGGGCCGCCGCCGCCCGCTACTCGTTCCTGCTGGCGCTGCCGGCGGTGTTCGGGGCGGGCATCTTCTCCATCCCGGACGTGCTGGACCGCTCCGAGCCGAACGCCGCGTCGGTGCCGCAGATGATCGTGGCGACGATCGTGGCGTTCGCGGTCGGCTACGCCACCATCGCGTGGCTGCTGCGCTACGTCTCCAAGCACAGCTACTCGGCGTTCGTCTGGTACCGGCTGCTGCTGGGCATCATGCTCATGGGCCTGCTGTCGATGGGGCTGCTCAACCCGACATAGGGTGGGGCGGTGGCCACCGTGATCCTGCTCCGACACGCCCGTTCCACCGCCAACGGATCGGGCGTGCTCGCCGGTCGCCAACCGGGCGTCCGGCTCGCCGAGCGCGGCGAGGAGCAGGCGGCGAAGCTGGTCGAGCGGCTCGCCGGGATCCCGGTCGACGCGGTGGTCACCTCGCCGCTGGAGCGCTGCCGGCAGACCCTCGCGCCGCTGCTGGCCGAGCGCGGCCTGGACGCCGCGGTCGAGCCGGACCTGGCCGAGGTCGAGTACGGCGAGTGGACCGGCCGCGAGCTCAAGGACCTGCTCAAGGAACCGCTGTGGCAGGTCGTGCAGCAGCACCCGTCCGCCGCGGTGTTCCCCGGCGGTGAGGGGCTGGCGACCGTGCAGGCGCGCGCGGTGGCCGCGATCCGCGCCCACGACGCCCGGGTCACCGCCGAGTTCGGGCCGCGCGCGGTGTGGGTGGCGTGCAGCCACGGCGACGTGATCAAGGCGGTGCTCGCCGACGCCCTGGGCGTGCACCTCGACGGCTTCCAGCGGATCGTGGTGGACCCGGCGTCGGTGTCGGTGGTCCAGTACACCGAGACCCGCCCGTTCGTCCTGCGGGTCAACGACAACGGCGGCGACCTGTCCGGGCTCGTGCCGCCCCCGGCCCAGCCCCACGAGCCCGCGGCGCCGGCCGCGCTGTCCTCGGACGCTGTCGTCGGCGGCACCACGGGGGCGTAAGAGCGCCGTAAGACTCACGTGTGGCCCCCGGACAGTGCAGGGTAGTCCGGGGGCCACCGGTCGGGCGGCGGAACGCCATCGGCCGGGGCGGTCGACCAAGTGAACTGATCGTATGGGCGTTAATGCGGGGGTAAATCCCCTCTTTAGACGCGAACAGTTCTCACATTTAGCCCGGCGGCGCAGGTCAGACTTCTGCGGAACACTCGCAAATCTAGCAAAACCGCAGCTCAAACTATGTGGAAACACCACGGAAACAAATCCTGGCAAGTGCCCTGACGGCCTATTTCGTTGCGCTGTTCGGTTGCGTCCGGATGCAGGGTGGGTGTTTACAGTTAACAACCGGCCGTGCGCTGTGCGTCACAGTCCGAGACGGGTGACAGCGTTGTCCTCCAACGGGTTCGCCGTCCGGATGTAGCGGTGCACGGTCCGCGGGTTGGTCCAGCGGCCCTGGCGCATGATCTCCCGGTCGCTCGCGCCGCCGAGCGCGGCCTGCGTGGCGAACCCGGCGCGCAGCGAGTGGCCGCCGAACAGCGCCGGGTCCAGACCGGCCTTCGAGGCGTACCGCTTCACCACGTCCGAGACCGCCTTGTCCGACATCGACCGCACGCCCAGCCGGCCGTGCCGGCTCACCGCCGGGAACAGCGGCCCGGTGAGCCGCTGCGGCCGGTAGGAGTGGCAGCGGTGGGTGTGCGGGGTCTCCGGCTCGTCCTCCAGCAGGGCCCTCGGGTCGGCCGCGGTCAGCACGTCCACCCAGTCGGCGAACGCGCACACCGGGCACGTCGGCCGGCGCGCGCCGCGCGGCAGCACCACCCGCTGCCGGTGCGCACCGGTCTGGTCGGTCTTGGTGACACCCAGCTCCACCAGCAGCAGCGGCTCGTGCGTGCGCGGGTCGACGTCGACGGTGACGTCCTCCAGCGCCAGTGCGGCGAGTTCGCTGCGCCGCAGGGCGCCCGCGAACCCGACCAGCAGCAGCAGCGCGTCCCGCCGGCGGGCCGGTCCGCTCGGCCAGCCGGGCGCGGGGCGTTCGGCGAGCAGCGCCTCCAGGGTCTCCAGCAGCACCGGGCGCTTGCGGCGGGGCTGCTCGCGGCGGGTCCGCCGGATGCCGCGCAGGGTCAGCCGGACGACGTCGGCGCGGGTGGGGGAGGGCAGGCCGCCGGCGGCGTGCACAGCGGCGATCGCGGCCGCCTTGCGCTCCAGCGTGGACGGGCTGAACGCGGGGGAGCCGTCCGGCTTCACGCCCCGCGCCGCCACCGCCAGGTACACCGCGACGTCCACCGGGTCCGCGGGCAGCGCCTGGCGGCCCTCGCGCTCGCACCACGCGGCCCACGCCACCCAGTCGGAGCGGTAGGCGCGCAACGTGTTGGGGGACTGGGCGGCGTGCAGGTACTCCGCCAGCGCGGCGGCCTGCTCGTCGTCGAAGCGGCGGCGCACCTGGGCCAGCGCGGCCACGTCGACCAGGGCCGGGTGGGTGACGCGATCAAGCCCGGCACGCACCGGCTCCGGCAGGCTCACGCTGATCATCCTGTTCATTCGGTGGAATAAATCATTTCAGTGCAGACTGGAATCAATTCTTGACAGTGGTCGCTACGATCCCGCACATGCGCGCTCTCCAACACCCGGACGTGGAGGACCTGAGCCTGCCCGCGGTGCTGAGCGCGCTGGCCGACCCGGTGCGGCTGCGGATCGTCGCCGAGCTGGCGCGCTCCGGCGGGATCGTGTGCGGGCAGTTCGACGTGCCGGTCAGCATGTCGACGCTGTCGCACCACCTGAAGGTGCTGCGCGAAGCGGGCGTGCTCCGGGTGACACCGCAGGGCAGCTACCGCACGCACGAGTTGCGGATCGCGGACATGGAACGCCGGTTCCCCGGCGTGCTGGACTCGATCACCCGGGCCATCGCGGTCGCTTGAGCGTCGTCGCGTTCGCCGCGGCGGGTTGCCTCATCGCTCCAGTATCGCGCGGGAGCCCGCGCCGTGGCCGGGCCGGTGGTCAGCCGACCTGGTGGGTCTCGTGGTCGTGGGCGGCGGGCGCGCCGGCGCGTTCGGTGGCCTGGGCCTCGGTGAGGGTGTGGCCGATGTGGGTGATCAGCAGCCGGCCGGCCGAGCGGGCGGCGTCGGCGGCGTCCTCCGGGGTGCAGTGCACGGGGGACGGGTCGGTGCCGTCGGCTTCGCAGAGCAGCAGGTCCGCGCCGGCGGCCAGGGCGTGCAGGGCGGGGCACGGGCCGGTGTCGCCGGAGTAGGCCAGGGTGCGGTCGCCGTGGGTGGCGCGCAGGCCGAACGCGGGCAGGCCGTGCTGGACGGCGTGGCTGGTGAGGGTGAGGTCGCCGACGTCGGCGCGGTGGCCGTCGTGCAGTTCGTGGACCTCGAACGCGGCGTGCGCGGGGTTGGGGCCGGTGCTCGCGAGGAACGTTTCGAGGCGGTGGGCGAGTCCGGGCGGCCCGTAGAGGGGGAGCGGCCGGGTGGGGGTTAGGTCGGCGTGCAGCAGGGCGTAGTAGGTGGGCAGCAGGTCGGCGGTGTGGTCGGCGTGGGTGTGCGAGATCCAGACGGCGTCGAGCCGGTCGGGTGTGGTGTGGCGTTGGAGGTTGGCCAGGCTGCCGGGTCCGGCGTCGACCCAGACCCGGGTGGTGGGGGTGCTCAGCAGGTAGCCGGAGCAGGCGCGGTCGGGGCGCGGGTAGGGGGTGGCGGTGCCCAGGGCGGTGAGGGTGAAGGTCACGGGGCAGTGTGCCGCAGGACGTGCACGCCCGCCGCGGTCTTGAGGTAGGCCCAGGTGGTGGTGCCGTTGGTGGCCAGGCCGACGTGCGAGGCCGAGGCGCGGGTGAGGTCGTCGGGCAGGGGGACGCGGGCCCAGTCCTGGCCGGTCCAGCGGTGGTAGGCGGGGCGGGTCTCGAAGCTGCGCCGGCCGGCGCGGACGCCCCAGGTCCAGCCGGGTGCGACGCCGTGCAGGCTGAGCCGGTCGTGGTCGGCGGGTGCGGGCACGGGCTGCCAGCGGTGGCCGTCGTAGTGGTGGATGTGCAGGCCGTCGGTGTCGTGGGTGTGGGCCAGCCACAGGTCGTCGGGCGCGGTGGCGGCGAGGCCGGTGATGTGGCCGTGGTCGGGGCGGGGGCCGTGCAGGTCGGTCCAGGTGGTGCCGTCCCAGTGGATGAGGACGGGGTACTCGTAGGTGGCGGCCCCGGCCCCGGTGAGCCCGCCGCCGCCGGCCCAGACGTCGTCGGGTGCGGCGGCGGTGATGGCGTGCAGGGTTTCCCGGGACGAGGTGAGGGTGCTGGAGCGGGTCCACTCCAGGCCGTCCCAGTGCAGGGTGTCGCTGCCCGCGCCGACGATGTGGACGTCGTCGGGTGCGATGGCGGTGACGGCTTTGGCCCACGGGATGGCGGGGGTGTCGACGGTGTGCCAGCCGACGCCGTCGTAGTGCAGGACGAGGGGGCGGCCGGCGCTGTTGCCGACGGCCCACACATCGTCGGGCGCGGTGGCGGAGATGCCGGCGAGGCTGGCGGCGGAGGGGAGTCCGGGCAGGGTCTCCTCGGTCCAGTCGACGCCGGTCCAGCGCAGGACGAGCGGTGTGGAGGGTCGGCTGGTGAACACGCCGGTGGTGCCGGCGAGCCAGGCGTGGTCGGTCGCGGTGATGGCCAGATCGGCCAGTGCGGTGCTGGGCGGGAGTGCCGGCACCGGCACGGGTCGGAACAACTCGTCTCCCCCTCGATGGGTCCCCCGACGCATCGCAGGCTCCACCTCACCAGGCTCCGGGTGGTCCGGTATCCGCCGAACGGCGGTTTGTGGTTGGGGCGAAAGGCGTGTGGTCCTCACGGACGGTGGTCGTCCGCGGTGTCTGTCGATGCTGTTCGTAAAGGTGCTTGCCTCTACGTGTACTCGGGTCGGCGTGTGGTGGGAGTGGCGTGGTGCACGCGGCGGTGGGGGAGCACGAGCGCGTGTTGTGGGTGAAGGCGGAGTTGTTCGTGGTGCAGGGCCGGGAGGCGGGTCAGGTGCGGGCGCGGGATTCGAGGTAGCGGCGTTCGGGGAGGCTCAGGGTGGCGCGGGCGGCGCGGGCGTAGTGGGTTCGGGCGGTGTCGTGGTCGCCTGCCAGGTCGAGCAGG is a window of Saccharothrix espanaensis DSM 44229 DNA encoding:
- a CDS encoding SWIM zinc finger family protein, producing the protein MTERVKGFPAFGKGARQARSWWGRAWSQAVEDTSLDQAPLRQGRKYANAGLVGTITVSPGLLAATVYDTEDTYRTTVRLAPFTDAEWDRFLGQVAAKAGHLAALLDREMPRELVEAAADAGVQLLPGIGDLDPECTCPGWELPCRHAAALCHQAAWLLDADPWVLLLLRGRAQDEVVAGARPAAGVLAVDAYAAPAVDLPDDPPPAELGPLPEFEPAPGLDVEALSLLVADAAGKARELLATGRLPVLDERRDRIRMAAGHPGLAARLPAAPREVAAWRQGGEAGLEVLEEAWTPAKAEANRAHAAWRDAELPEARVWRNRWTVRDRQLRYGRDGRWYPYRSRSGGWEPAGPAGRDPAAALTEPG
- a CDS encoding DUF5703 family protein; the encoded protein is MTEAVVDGDWEYRPLRLPAGVSRRTATTQLAIHAEFSGWELARTLLFVDGSRKVWLRRKRTAAALPDVIT
- a CDS encoding YncE family protein, producing MRRLAAVVLTGTALLSGCSTEGNSGDPLQIANSLEPARPARSPAQSGTPEGAVLPLGRATAVVVAGDRVAVAVAEPPSVLLYPLDTLAGPTVVPLPGPAERLTALDGAVEAPVPGSGVVVTVRADGTTAERKVDGGPVDVAVVAGRTVVARRDAKLVGVDDRVVTGVSSPDQVVGVGDEAVVLDRPRSAVFDLRLSADADPDGGPKLGAGLRAGDGATSMVADRYGRVLVVDTRGGELMAFSVDPLIMRQRYPVPGAPYGMAYDPRRDLVWITLTELNQVVAFDVAGGEPVEKHRFATVRQPDSVAVDPGSGRVFVASGDGQGMQVIGT
- a CDS encoding M48 family metalloprotease — protein: MTVEELRTRHVELLRDRRVVDHLDPVRKGAEHAAHRYHTWTQVAGEPVRTRLERLADVRDRPAAYRRAHLHTLQRTLDALQPEVLHLARAAGWTVTTPVLAGVFPTGTLDGLCVPVPGRGVLVLVNSGLPDLVGAVLKIMTGALPNYGTPPLLSSEQASYALAEAINAYLYGNGAVEAQPLPELSGQRLALVGLMLRRATQFVVAHEIGHVLAGHLVNARRWTDPNTPVGALDAQSVGWPREHEADRIAAMIMLHTLDDLAPRELDVHEPCLVAAVLLVLFLHEVVDRLADERGLVVPFAGTHPPPVRRIQSVVEHLAERVRTPRALDLAADVATWLEDQLAGVREWFRLADEVRI
- a CDS encoding aldo/keto reductase; amino-acid sequence: MEQRYLGRSGLRVSRTALGTMSWGRDTDADEAATQLLAFTEAGGTLVDTADVYAEGDSEQILGGLLSEVVPREELVIATKAVARRNDGPFGGGASRGALLSALDGSLRRLGVEHVDLWQLHAWDHAVPLEETLSALDAAVASGKVRYAGVSNYSGWQLGTAAALPGHTRIVSTQVEYSLLERGVEREVAPAAEHHGIGLLPWAPLGRGVLTGKYRNGTPSDSRGASAHLAGYVEQHRTERAARIVQAVATAADGLGTSPLCVALAWVRDRPGVVAPVVGARDTNQLLGSLAAEDLTLPPAIRAALDDVSAVEFGYPERPMG
- a CDS encoding LLM class F420-dependent oxidoreductase, with protein sequence MRLGLNLGYWGAGNDAANLELAKEADRLGYAVVWAAEAYGSDVPTVLAWVAAQTERIDVGSAILQIPARTPATAAMTAATLDTLSGGRFRMGLGVSGPQVSEGWHGVRFDKPLGRTREYVDIVRTALRRERLRYDGEHYTLPLPDGPGKALTLTVHPVREHIPIYLASIGPKNVELTGEIADGWLGIFFSPEHSGASLEALRKGREKAGRTLDGFDVVPTVPLFVGDDWRACADRVRPYAALYVGGMGSREKNFYNDLAVRMGFAAEAAEVQDKYLARDYDGAMAALPVDFLDSTSLLGPRERIAERMRAYAQAGVTTLTISPMLQDLEQGIAALRTASEALDLAGVGS
- a CDS encoding undecaprenyl-diphosphate phosphatase, whose product is MSWLQALVLGLVQGLTEFLPISSSAHVRIVSTLFFGNDAGASFTAVIQLGTELAVLIYFAKDIGNFIAAWFKGLFSKAARRTEDYRMAWYVIIGSVPISVLGYIFKDEIRSSLRNLWITATVLVVFGLLLGLADHFAKHIRTKLELKDAVGMGLAQALALIPGVSRSGGTLTAGLFLGLDRAAAARYSFLLALPAVFGAGIFSIPDVLDRSEPNAASVPQMIVATIVAFAVGYATIAWLLRYVSKHSYSAFVWYRLLLGIMLMGLLSMGLLNPT
- a CDS encoding histidine phosphatase family protein, translated to MATVILLRHARSTANGSGVLAGRQPGVRLAERGEEQAAKLVERLAGIPVDAVVTSPLERCRQTLAPLLAERGLDAAVEPDLAEVEYGEWTGRELKDLLKEPLWQVVQQHPSAAVFPGGEGLATVQARAVAAIRAHDARVTAEFGPRAVWVACSHGDVIKAVLADALGVHLDGFQRIVVDPASVSVVQYTETRPFVLRVNDNGGDLSGLVPPPAQPHEPAAPAALSSDAVVGGTTGA
- a CDS encoding site-specific integrase, with the protein product MNRMISVSLPEPVRAGLDRVTHPALVDVAALAQVRRRFDDEQAAALAEYLHAAQSPNTLRAYRSDWVAWAAWCEREGRQALPADPVDVAVYLAVAARGVKPDGSPAFSPSTLERKAAAIAAVHAAGGLPSPTRADVVRLTLRGIRRTRREQPRRKRPVLLETLEALLAERPAPGWPSGPARRRDALLLLVGFAGALRRSELAALALEDVTVDVDPRTHEPLLLVELGVTKTDQTGAHRQRVVLPRGARRPTCPVCAFADWVDVLTAADPRALLEDEPETPHTHRCHSYRPQRLTGPLFPAVSRHGRLGVRSMSDKAVSDVVKRYASKAGLDPALFGGHSLRAGFATQAALGGASDREIMRQGRWTNPRTVHRYIRTANPLEDNAVTRLGL
- a CDS encoding ArsR/SmtB family transcription factor produces the protein MRALQHPDVEDLSLPAVLSALADPVRLRIVAELARSGGIVCGQFDVPVSMSTLSHHLKVLREAGVLRVTPQGSYRTHELRIADMERRFPGVLDSITRAIAVA
- a CDS encoding MBL fold metallo-hydrolase, which codes for MTFTLTALGTATPYPRPDRACSGYLLSTPTTRVWVDAGPGSLANLQRHTTPDRLDAVWISHTHADHTADLLPTYYALLHADLTPTRPLPLYGPPGLAHRLETFLASTGPNPAHAAFEVHELHDGHRADVGDLTLTSHAVQHGLPAFGLRATHGDRTLAYSGDTGPCPALHALAAGADLLLCEADGTDPSPVHCTPEDAADAARSAGRLLITHIGHTLTEAQATERAGAPAAHDHETHQVG